In the genome of Brassica napus cultivar Da-Ae chromosome A2 unlocalized genomic scaffold, Da-Ae chrA02_Random_30, whole genome shotgun sequence, one region contains:
- the LOC125594036 gene encoding uncharacterized protein LOC125594036: MLMMAAKLRKWRNMSTRIDLMLRRDAVSTRRFLHEGPDTMEELLDRHLAKKEKPLINDEEAEYLNRQRLTSTRREALSLYRDILRATRFYTWTDSRGVLWRDVLRENARKEFEAARFETDPEVITRLLIGGSDAVSSALDRLAEKQREMIEKRNRGDQP; encoded by the coding sequence ATGTTGATGATGGCTGCGAAGCTTCGGAAATGGCGAAACATGTCGACTCGTATAGATCTGATGCTTCGGAGAGACGCTGTATCAACAAGAAGGTTTCTACACGAAGGCCCAGACACCATGGAGGAGCTCCTCGATAGACACCTAGCGAAGAAAGAGAAACCGCTAATCAACGACGAGGAGGCGGAGTATCTGAACAGACAGCGTCTGACGAGCACGCGCCGAGAGGCGCTGAGTTTATACCGGGACATATTACGCGCGACTAGGTTCTACACGTGGACGGATTCAAGGGGAGTCCTGTGGAGAGATGTGCTGAGAGAGAACGCTAGGAAGGAGTTCGAGGCGGCGCGGTTCGAGACGGATCCGGAGGTTATCACGCGGCTGCTGATCGGTGGAAGCGACGCCGTTTCGTCTGCTTTAGATAGGCTCGCGGAGAAGCAGAGAGAGATGATTGAGAAGAGAAACAGAGGCGATCAACCGTGA
- the LOC125594030 gene encoding L-ascorbate oxidase homolog, with amino-acid sequence MAANASFATALTIVFSILFTVTAEDPYRFFNWNVTYGDIYPLGVRQQGILIDGKFPGPDIHSVTNDNLVINIFNNLDEPFLLSWNGVQQRRNSYVDGVYGTTCPIPPGKNYTYMLQVKDQIGSFYYFPSLAFHKAAGGFGGIRILSRPRIPVPFPDPAGDYTVLIGDWYKSNHTDLKAKLDSGRKLPLPDGILINGRGTGATLNVEQGKTYRLRISNVGLQHSLNFRIQNHKMKVVEVEGTHTLQTTFSSLDVHVGQSYSVLVTADQPAHDYYVVVSSRFTSTVLTTTGVLRYSGSSGGVSGPIPGGPTIQIDWSLNQARAIRTNLTASGPRPNPQGSYHYGMINTTRTIRLASSAGQVNGKQRYAVNSVSFKPADTPLKLADYFKIDGVYRVGSVQSQPTGGGIYLDTSVLQADYRTFVEIVFENPENIVQTWHLDGYSFWVVGMDGGKWSPDSRNEYNLRDALARCTVQVYPSSWTAIYIALDNVGMWNLRSEFWARQYLGQQLYLRVYTTSTSLRDEFPIPKNALLCGRASGRSTRPL; translated from the exons ATGGCGGCCAATGCCTCATTCGCCACCGCATTAACCATCGTGTTTTCCATTCTCTTTACTGTCACGGCAGAAGATCCGTACAGATTCTTTAACTGGAACGTCACATACGGTGACATCTACCCACTCGGCGTCCGCCAACAG GGTATTCTGATCGACGGGAAGTTTCCCGGACCGGACATTCACTCCGTTACTAATGACAATCTCGTCATCAACATCTTCAATAACCTCGACGAACCTTTCCTCCTTTCATG GAATGGGGTCCAGCAGAGGAGGAACTCGTACGTGGACGGAGTGTACGGAACGACATGCCCAATACCGCCGGGGAAGAACTACACTTACATGCTTCAGGTGAAGGATCAGATTGGAAGTTTCTACTACTTTCCTTCTCTCGCTTTCCACAAAGCCGCCGGTGGTTTTGGTGGAATCCGTATCCTCAGCCGTCCTAGGATCCCCGTCCCTTTCCCTGACCCCGCCGGAGATTACACTGTTCTCATCGGAGACTGGTACAAATCCAATCACACG GATTTGAAGGCAAAGCTTGATAGTGGTAGGAAGCTTCCTTTACCAGATGGTATCCTCATCAATGGCCGTGGAACTGGTGCCACTCTCAATGTTGAACAAG GTAAGACGTACAGGCTGAGAATATCCAACGTAGGGTTACAACACTCCCTCAACTTCCGCATTCAAAACCACAAGATGAAAGTAGTCGAAGTCGAAGGGACTCACACTCTTCAGACTACTTTCTCCTCTCTCGATGTTCACGTTGGTCAGTCTTACTCGGTCCTTGTGACTGCTGACCAGCCTGCACATGACTATTACGTGGTGGTCTCTTCTCGGTTCACCTCTACTGTCCTCACCACCACTGGTGTTCTCCGCTACAGCGGCTCTTCCGGTGGTGTCTCTGGTCCTATACCTGGTGGACCAACCATACAAATCGACTGGTCCTTGAACCAGGCCCGAGCCATCAG GACTAACCTTACAGCGAGTGGACCAAGGCCTAACCCACAAGGATCATACCACTACGGTATGATAAACACCACAAGAACCATCAGACTTGCTAGCTCTGCTGGTCAGGTCAACGGGAAGCAACGATACGCGGTCAACAGCGTATCGTTTAAGCCCGCAGACACTCCTTTGAAACTAGCGGACTACTTCAAGATTGATGGTGTTTACAGAGTTGGAAGCGTGCAGAGCCAACCCACCGGTGGTGGAATATACCTCGACACATCTGTTTTGCAAGCAGATTACAGAACCTTTGTGGAGATCGTTTTCGAAAACCCGGAGAATATAGTTCAGACCTGGCATCTTGATGGATACTCTTTTTGGGTTGTTGG AATGGACGGTGGGAAATGGAGTCCTGACAGTAGGAACGAGTATAATCTTCGGGATGCATTGGCTCGCTGCACCGTTCAG gtgTACCCGAGTTCATGGACGGCCATATACATAGCATTGGACAACGTAGGGATGTGGAACCTAAGATCCGAATTTTGGGCAAGGCAGTACTTAGGACAACAGCTCTATTTACGTGTCTACACAACCTCCACTTCTCTCAGAGATGAATTCCCAATCCCCAAGAACGCTCTTCTATGTGGTAGAGCTAGCGGTCGTAGCACCAGACCGCTTTGA
- the LOC125594035 gene encoding uncharacterized protein At1g76070-like produces MDNKHHASSSTSKPKNKNKLLKMLPKAMSFGHRVPPFSPGKDLHHNHNTTSSSSNKAYFSGPMVLVPNAARVRRNKSDAVWDEPTSPKVSCIGQIKLVKSKRSSPKKNPKPSSSSLTKGDDNKGRFSKFKRLFSFSSSAGGNKSRKPHPAAVTEQPVTVVTSAAVPSLGQMKKFASSRDGLGRFDWEVEMKREEEESPADHRRGYFSDDERRGGCLRGKEEEEDDVIIPFSAPLSMKPKNEVNLWKRRTMDPPKPLHLHTS; encoded by the coding sequence ATGGACAATAAGCACCATGCTTCAAGTTCAACTTCAAAAccaaagaacaagaacaagcTCTTGAAGATGCTTCCCAAAGCTATGTCCTTCGGACATCGCGTACCGCCGTTTAGCCCCGGAAAAGATCTCCACCACAACCACAATACAACGTCGTCCTCCTCCAACAAAGCATATTTCTCCGGTCCTATGGTCTTGGTTCCTAACGCCGCTCGTGTAAGGAGAAACAAAAGCGACGCCGTTTGGGACGAGCCCACTTCACCTAAAGTCTCTTGCATCGGCCAGATCAAGCTCGTTAAATCAAAACGCTCCTCTCCTAagaaaaaccctaaaccatcttcttcctctttaacCAAAGGAGATGATAACAAAGGTCGTTTTTCAAAGTTCAAACGTCTCTTCTCGTTCTCGTCATCGGCTGGAGGTAACAAGTCTAGAAAACCCCATCCCGCCGCCGTGACTGAACAGCCGGTTACGGTGGTTACCTCCGCGGCGGTGCCGTCGTTAGGTCAGATGAAGAAGTTTGCGAGCAGCCGTGATGGTTTAGGAAGATTTGACTGGGAGGTCGAGATGAaacgtgaagaagaagagtctcCGGCTGATCATCGCCGTGGTTACTTTTCCGATGATGAGAGGAGAGGAGGTTGCTTAAGAGgcaaggaagaggaagaagatgacgtAATAATTCCGTTCTCAGCTCCGTTGAGTATGAAGCCTAAGAATGAAGTTAACTTGTGGAAGAGAAGAACCATGGATCCACCAAAACCACTTCATCTTCATACCTCTTGA
- the LOC125594033 gene encoding uncharacterized protein LOC125594033 has protein sequence MSRTTFLFVVFFIGTQAHAQLVPPARLDGFLYPPGRRVDPDTILIEAFFDPVCPDSRDAWPPLKQVFQRYGSRVALLLHLLPLPYHDNAYVSSRALHIVNALNANATFCLLEAFFEHQALFYNAQTQLLSRPDVVEKIVKLGTTTLGSSYRHVLKSGFTDTISDRATRVSFKYSASRGVYGTPTFYVNGFVLPDAGSPLDFGGWRKVIDPLVQTHKVEKQDDLLSFF, from the exons ATGAGCCGTACAACTTTTCTGTTCGTCGTCTTCTTTATCGGGACGCAAGCACATGCGCAGCTAGTACCACCGGCGAGGCTCGATGGTTTCCTTTACCCACCGGGTCGTCGAGTTGACCCGGATACTATACTAATCGAGGCGTTTTTTGACCCGGTTTGCCCGGATAGCAGAGACGCTTGGCCGCCTCTGAAGCAAGTTTTTCAACGCTACGGATCTCGCGTTGCCCTTCTCCTTCACCTCCTTCCTTTACC GTACCATGACAATGCATATGTGAGCTCTAGGGCTTTACACATTGTGAATGCTTTGAACGCAAACGCTACCTTCTGTTTGCTGGAAGCCTTCTTTGAGCATCAG GCATTGTTCTACAACGCCCAAACGCAACTCCTGTCAAGACCTGATGTTGTGGAGAAAATTGTCAAGCTTGGAACAACCACCTTGGGAAGCTCGTATCGACATGTTCTCAAATCCGGCTTCACCGACACGATATCAGACCGTGCAACCAGAGTTTCCTTTAAG TATAGCGCTTCAAGAGGGGTTTATGGAACACCAACCTTCTACGTTAACGGGTTCGTATTGCCAGATGCTGGTTCTCCCTTAGATTTTGGAGGATGGAGAAAAGTTATTGATCCTCTGGTTCAAACACACAAGGTAGAGAAGCAAGATGATCTCCTTTCCTTCTTTTGA
- the LOC125594031 gene encoding prolyl endopeptidase-like, producing MLTAFAVNARSQIFAFPAISFRLRINTLRQSSSSLLLLNKTFSNQRPESRPRSSSSSSSPISATMGSSKDRLQYPSARRDDSVVEDYHGLKIKDPYRWLEDPDAEEVKEFVQNQVRLTDSVLENCETKEKLRHNITSLIDHPRYGSPFRRGDRFFYFHNTGLQAHSVLYMQGDLEAEPEVLLDPNTLSDDGTVSLNTLSISEDAKYLAYGLSSSGSDWVTIKVIKIEDKKVEPDTLSWVKFSGITWTHDTKGFFYGRYPAPSKDGEGIDAGTETNSNLYHEMYYHFLGTDQSQDILCWRDHENPKYMFGAEVTDDGKYLIMSIGEGCDPVNKLYYCDLSSLSGGLESFRGSSTFLPFTKLIDSFDAQYIVISNDETLFTFLTNKDAPKYKLVRVDLKEPTSWTDVIEEHEKDVLESACVVNGNRLVVCYMSDVKHILQIRDLESGSLLHQLDVDIGSVSDVSARRKDNAFFFSFTSYLTPGVIYKCDLANGSPEVKVFREVDVPGFDREAFQATQVFYPSKDGTKIPMFIVAKKGIKLDGSHPCLLYAYGGFNISITPSFSASRIVLSKHLGVVFCFANIRGGGEYGEEWHKAGSLAKKQNCFDDFIAGAEYLVSAGYTQPSKLCIEGGSNGGLLIGACINQRPDLFGCALAHVGVMDMLRFHKFTIGHAWTSDYGCSENEKEFHWLIKYSPLHNVKRPWEQQTGSLVQYPSTMLLTADHDDRVVPLHSLKLLATMQHVLCTSLENSPQTNPIIGRIEVKAGHGAGRPTQKIIDEAADRYSFMAKMVNASWTE from the exons ATGTTAACAGCGTTTGCAGTCAACGCGCGTTCTCAGATTTTCGCTTTCCCAGCGATCAGTTTCCGCCTCCGTATAAATACCTTACgtcaatcttcttcttctcttctcctcctcaaCAAAACCTTCTCCAATCAACGACCCGAGTCTCGCCctcgttcttcttcttcttcttccagtCCAATCTCTGCGACCATGGGATCTTCCAAGGACCGACTTCAGTATCCTTCAGCTCGGCGTGATGACTCCGTCGTCGAGGATTATCACGGCCTCAAGATCAAAGATCCCTATCGTTGGTTAGAGGATCCTGACGCTGAAGAAGTGAAGGAGTTTGTGCAAAACCAAGTCAGACTTACAGATTCCGTTCTCGAAAACTGCGAAACTAAAGAGAAGCTCCGACACAATATAACATCCCTTATCGATCATCCACGCTACGGTTCACCGTTCAGACGAGGGGACAGGTTCTTTTACTTCCACAACACCGGTCTACAAGCACACAGTGTGCTGTACATGCAG GGTGATTTAGAAGCTGAGCCTGAGGTCTTGCTTGATCCCAACACTCTTAGCGATGATGGGACAGTGTCCTTAAACACGCTTTCTATCAGCGAGGATGCTAAGTACTTGGCCTATGGTCTTAGCTCAAGTGGTAGTGACTGGGTGACGATTAAGGTGATCAAGATCGAGGATAAGAAAGTGGAGCCTGATACTTTATCATGG GTTAAGTTCAGTGGGATTACATGGACGCATGATACTAAAGGATTTTTCTACGGTCGTTACCCTGCCCCAAGTAA GGATGGAGAGGGTATTGATGCTGGTACAGAGACTAATTCGAATCTTTATCATGAGATGTACTACCATTTCCTTGGGACAGATCAGTCTCAAGATATCTTATGCTGGAGAGATCATGAGAATCCCAAGTATATGTTCGGAGCTGAAGTCACCGATGATGGGAAG TACCTAATCATGAGCATTGGAGAGGGTTGTGACCCTGTCAACAAATTATACTACTGCGACCTTTCTTCACTTTCAGGAGGTCTTGAGAGTTTCAGAGGAAGCAGCACTTTTCTTCCTTTCACTAAGCTTATTGACTCATTCGACGCGCAATATATTGTTATCTCAAATGATGAGACTCTGTTCACTTTCTTGACAAATAAAGACGCCCCTAAGTACAAATTAGTTCGAGTTGATCTAAAGGAACCGACTAGTTGGACTGATGTTATTGAAGAACACGAGAAGGATGTCCTGGAATCAGCGTGTGTAGTCAATGGGAATCGACTGGTCGTATGCTATATGAGCGACGTCAAGCACATTCTGCAAATTAGGGACTTGGAATCTGGTTCTTTGCTTCACCAGTTAGATGTGGATATTGGTTCAGTATCTGATGTTTCTGCTCGGCGCAAGGACAATGCCTTCTTCTTTAGCTTTACTAGCTACCTCACTCCCGGTGTGATTTACAAGTGTGACTTAGCTAATGGATCTCCTGAAGTTAAGGTATTTAGGGAGGTTGATGTACCTGGATTTGATAGAGAAGCATTTCAAGCCACTCAG GTATTCTATCCCAGCAAGGATGGAACAAAGATACCAATGTTTATCGTGGCGAAGAAGGGTATCAAGCTAGATGGATCACACCCATGTTTGCTGTACGCATATGGTGGGTTCAACATAAGTATAACACCATCTTTCAGTGCGAGTCGCATTGTGCTTAGCAAACATCTAGGTGTTGTTTTCTGCTTTGCGAACATTAGAGGTGGTGGGGAGTACGGTGAGGAATGGCACAAAGCGGGTTCACTTGCCAAAAAACAGAACTGCTTCGACGACTTCATAGCTGGGGCAGAGTATCTCGTGTCCGCTGGTTATACACAACCGAGTAAGCTTTGTATTGAAGGTGGGAGTAATGGTGGACTCCTGATCGGTGCTTGTATAAACCAG AGACCAGACCTTTTTGGTTGTGCTTTGGCTCACGTGGGTGTTATGGATATGCTACGGTTTCACAAGTTTACCATAG GCCATGCGTGGACTTCTGACTACGGTTGCTCCGAGAATGAAAAGGAGTTCCATTGGCTTATAAA GTACTCGCCTCTGCACAATGTGAAGAGACCATGGGAGCAACAAACTGGTAGTTTAGTTCAGTACCCATCAACCATGTTACTGACAGCTGATCATGATGACAGAGTTGTGCCACTTCACTCTTTGAAGTTGCTTGCG ACGATGCAGCACGTGCTGTGCACAAGCTTAGAGAATAGTCCACAGACGAACCCCATAATCGGTCGCATAGAAGTTAAGGCCGGCCACGGAGCTGGTCGCCCAACACAAAAGATT ATTGATGAAGCGGCGGATCGGTATTCGTTCATGGCAAAGATGGTCAATGCTTCATGGACTGAGTAA